A section of the Neofelis nebulosa isolate mNeoNeb1 chromosome 12, mNeoNeb1.pri, whole genome shotgun sequence genome encodes:
- the DMRTA1 gene encoding doublesex- and mab-3-related transcription factor A1 codes for MEQSQCGSRDRSGSGRPHLAPGLVAAAPPPPSPALPVPPGIPVPPTFLRPPSLFLRAAAAAAGSGGCAPAPGLERGVGAVGCGYPRTPKCARCRNHGVVSALKGHKRFCRWRDCACAKCTLIAERQRVMAAQVALRRQQAQEESEARGLQRFLYPGPCGPGGRTPGGGSRTENSQASSGRVAVTTLGLGALRHTDLETPAFQVVQPDDMEENQELKESKYESCQSGQEEPVSKSHQRTLGSSPKPNGVIGKQNIRPSISENSIKDDSIQPPHPGELSGGEESPRSLSSSDLESGNESEWAKDFTATRASLPTLSSRPRDPLDILTRIFPSYRRSRLEGILRFCKGDVVQAIEQVLNGKEHRPDTRDLASSGELANTAFQRASNFSLGGIGFGTLGNKSAFSPLQTTSASYGGDSHLYSLNPRLGINPLRLAYSSPGRGLSGFMSPYLTPGLVPALPFRPALDYAFSGMIRDSSYLPSKDSITGGRLYSRPNQDNL; via the exons ATGGAGCAGTCACAGTGTGGCAGCAGAGACCGCAGCGGCAGCGGCCGACCCCACCTGGCCCCGGGGCTGGTGgcggccgcccctccgcccccgtCTCCGGCGTTGCCAGTGCCCCCGGGGATACCGGTTCCTCCAACTTTCCTGCGGCCGCCCAGCCTCTTTCTGCgggcagccgcagccgccgcggGAAGCGGGGGCTGCGCGCCGGCTCCCGGACTGGAGAGAGGGGTGGGCGCCGTGGGCTGCGGCTATCCGCGGACACCCAAGTGCGCCCGTTGTCGCAACCACGGCGTCGTGTCGGCACTCAAGGGCCACAAACGCTTCTGCCGCTGGCGGGACTGCGCGTGTGCCAAGTGCACCCTGATAGCCGAGCGCCAGCGCGTCATGGCCGCCCAGGTGGCGCTGCGCCGGCAGCAGGCCCAGGAGGAGAGCGAGGCCCGGGGGCTGCAGAGGTTCCTGTACCCGGGGCCCTGCGGGCCCGGGGGTCGGACACCCGGAGGCGGCAGCCGAACGGAGAATTCCCAGGCCTCGAGCGGCCGTGTGGCGGTGACGACGCTGGGACTGGGTGCCCTGAGACACACTGATCTGGAGACCCCTGCTTTCCAAGTTGTCCAGCCAGATGATATGGAGGAAAACCAAG aaCTAAAAGAGAGTAAATATGAATCATGCCAGAGTGGACAAGAAGAGCCAGTCTCCAAATCCCATCAACGTACTCTGGGATCCTCTCCTAAGCCTAATGGTGTCattggaaaacaaaacatcagGCCGTCTATTTCAGAAAACTCAATCAAGGATGATAGCATTCAGCCTCCTCACCCTGGGGAGTTatcaggaggggaagagagtccCAGGTCCCTGTCATCATCTGATTTGGAATCAGGAAATGAAAGTGAGTGGGCCAAAGACTTCACTGCTACCAGAGCCAGCCTTCCCACACTGTCCTCAAGACCAAGAGACCCTCTTGATATCCTTACCAGGATTTTCCCAAGTTATAGGCGTAGCCGACTGGAAGGCATTCTGCGGTTCTGCAAAGGGGATGTGGTCCAAGCCATTGAACAGGTCCTTAATGGGAAGGAGCACAGACCAGACACCAGGGACCTAGCAAGCTCAGGAGAATTGGCAAATACGGCTTTTCAGAGGGCTTCAAATTTTAGTTTAGGTGGAATTGGTTTTGGAACTCTAGGGAATAAATCagctttctctcctcttcagaCTACGTCTGCCTCTTATGGAGGTGATTCACATCTCTACAGCTTAAACCCCAGACTAGGTATCAATCCGTTACGGCTGGCATATTCCTCTCCAGGAAGAGGGCTATCTGGTTTTATGTCTCCTTACCTAACTCCGGGGTTGGTACCAGCACTGCCTTTTCGGCCAGCTTTGGATTATGCATTTTCAGGAATGATTAGGGATTCTTCCTACCTTCCTAGCAAAGACTCCATAACTGGTGGCAGATTGTATTCCAGGCCAAATCAGGACAATCTGTAA